The Mastomys coucha isolate ucsf_1 unplaced genomic scaffold, UCSF_Mcou_1 pScaffold14, whole genome shotgun sequence genome window below encodes:
- the Lingo2 gene encoding leucine-rich repeat and immunoglobulin-like domain-containing nogo receptor-interacting protein 2 yields MLHTAIPCWQPFLGLAMVLLFMGSTIGCPARCECSAQNKSVSCHRRRLLAIPEGIPIETKILDLSKNRLKSINPEEFISYPLLEEIDLSDNIIANVEPGAFNNLFNLRSLRLKGNRLKLVPLGVFTGLSNLTKLDISENKIVILLDYMFQDLHNLKSLEVGDNDLVYISHRAFSGLLSLEQLTLEKCNLTAVPTEALSHLRSLITLHLKHLNINNMPVYAFKRLFHLKNLEIDYWPLLDLMPANSLYGLNLTSLSITNTNLSTVPFLAFKHLVYLTHLNLSYNPISTIEAGMFSDLIRLQELHIVGAQLRTIEPHSFQGLRFLRVLNVSQNLLETLEENVFSSPRALEVLSINNNPLACDCRLLWLLQRQPTLQFGGQQPMCAGPDTIRERSFKDFHSTALSFYFTCKKPKIREKKLQHLLVDEGQTVQLECNADGDPQPVISWVTPRRRFITTKSNGRATVLGDGTLEIRFAQDQDSGMYVCIASNAAGNDTFTASLTVKGFTSDRFLYANRTPMYMTDANDTISNGTNANTFSLDLKTILVSTAMGCFTFLGVVLFCFLLLFVWSRGKGKHKNSIDLEYVPRKNNGAVVEGEVAGPRRFNMKMI; encoded by the coding sequence ATGCTTCACACGGCTATACCATGCTGGCAGCCATTCCTGGGTCTGGCTATGGTGTTACTCTTCATGGGATCCACCATTGGCTGTCCTGCTCGCTGCGAGTGCTCCGCCCAGAACAAATCTGTTAGCTGCCACAGAAGACGCTTGCTCGCGATCCCAGAAGGCATTCCCATTGAGACCAAAATCTTGGACCTAAGCAAAAATCGACTAAAGAGCATAAACCCGGAAGAATTCATCTCATATCCTCTGTTGGAGGAGATAGACTTGAGCGACAACATCATCGCCAATGTAGAGCCCGGGGCATTTAACAACCTCTTTAACCTACGTTCCCTCCGCCTCAAAGGCAATCGCCTTAAGTTGGTCCCTTTAGGAGTATTCACAGGACTGTCCAACCTCACCAAGCTTGACATTAGTGAGAATAAGATTGTCATTTTGCTGGACTACATGTTCCAGGATCTGCATAACCTGAAGTCTCTAGAAGTGGGGGACAATGATTTGGTTTATATATCGCACAGGGCCTTCAGCGGACTACTTAGCTTGGAGCAGCTCACCCTGGAGAAGTGCAACTTGACAGCAGTACCAACAGAAGCCCTCTCTCATCTCCGCAGCCTCATCACCCTGCATCTGAAGCATCTCAATATCAACAATATGCCTGTGTATGCCTTTAAAAGATTGTTCCACCTAAAAAACCTAGAGATCGACTACTGGCCTTTGTTGGATTTGATGCCCGCCAATAGCCTCTATGGTCTCAACCTCACGTCCCTTTCAATCACCAACACCAACCTATCCACTGTCCCCTTCCTCGCCTTTAAACACCTTGTATACCTGACCCACCTAAACCTCTCCTACAATCCCATCAGCACTATTGAAGCAGGCATGTTCTCTGACCTGATCCGCCTACAGGAGCTTCATATAGTGGGGGCCCAGCTCCGCACTATTGAGCCTCACTCCTTCCAAGGGCTCCGCTTCCTCCGTGTGCTCAATGTATCTCAGAACCTGCTGGAAACATTGGAAGAGAATGTTTTCTCCTCCCCTAGGGCTTTGGAGGTCCTGAGCATTAACAACAACCCACTAGCCTGTGACTGCCgactcctctggctccttcagcGACAGCCTACCCTGCAGTTTGGGGGTCAGCAACCCATGTGTGCCGGGCCAGACACCATCCGTGAGAGGTCATTTAAGGATTTCCATAGCactgctctttctttttattttacctgTAAAAAACCCAAAATCCGTGAAAAGAAGTTACAGCATCTACTCGTGGACGAAGGGCAGACGGTCCAGCTGGAGTGCAACGCTGATGGCGACCCACAGCCCGTGATTTCCTGGGTGACACCTCGAAGGCGTTTTATCACCACCAAGTCCAACGGAAGGGCCACTGTGTTGGGTGATGGCACCTTGGAAATCCGCTTCGCCCAGGATCAAGACAGTGGGATGTATGTTTGCATCGCTAGCAATGCTGCTGGGAATGATACCTTCACAGCGTCTCTCACTGTGAAGGGATTCACTTCAGACCGCTTTCTTTACGCAAACAGGACCCCTATGTACATGACTGACGCCAACGACACCATTTCCAACGGCACTAATGCCAATACTTTCTCCCTGGACCTTAAAACAATACTGGTATCTACAGCCATGGGCTGTTTCACATTCCTGggagtggttttattttgttttctccttctttttgtgTGGAGCCGAGGAAAAGGCAAGCATAAAAACAGCATTGACCTTGAGTATGTGCCCCGAAAAAACAATGGTGCTGTTGTGGAAGGGGAGGTGGCTGGACCCAGGAGGTTCAACATGAAAATGATCTAA